The genomic window ACGATCGCCTCCTGCGTTTCGCGCACCTTGTACTTGCGCCATCCGCGCGCCGACGGCTCATGCCGGCTGTCAAGCCGCTTGAAGACGATCCCCTCCAGGCCCACCGCCGACCACGACAGCCACTCGTTCACCGTGTCGGCCTCGGTGGCCGACGGGCACAGCGCCCACGGTGCCGTCAGCGTGTGCTCGGTGAACAGATCCTCCAGTGCGGCCCGGCGCCGCCGGTACGGCCACGCCATGGTGGCCGTGCCCGAGGCGCACCAGGCCGAAGGCGACGAAGTGGGCAGGCCACAGATCGGCGAGCCGGGCCGCCGCGGAGCCGCGCCGTTGCAGCCGGCCTGGAGACGCTCGAACGCGAGACGCTCGGACTCCCCACACGATCAGCTCCCCGTCCAGCGCCGTGGAATCCGGCAACTTCCTGCTCCCGGCCTCGATCTCCGGGAACGACGCGAGCAGGTCCGTACCCCTCCGTGAGCGCAGCACCACCCGCCCGGCATCCACCGAGACCAGGGCCTGCCACCCGTCGTTCTCCAGAATCCCTGATCTCTCATGAGTCATCAGGCGCCGACGCATCGGTCACCCCGCCGCCGCGATGTCGCCACGTTCCCGTCCACGGATGCTCGGGCCCAGCGGGGCCAGCGCGGCCCACAGCTCGCGCCGGCGCCGCGCGGGCCCGGACGGGTGCGGCGAGGGCGAACGGCACGGGGAACTCCACCCGCCAAGGGTGGCCCGGCACCGTCAATCAATGGGGTAAATGGGGGAGGCGCAATGCTCAAGCGCGCACGCTGCGAATCGTCGAGGAAGCACGGAAAAGCGGCGACGGCACGCTACGGCTGATCGTCTTCATGGGAGTGGCCACCTGTGCCGTACTCACCCTCGGTGGTGGCGCCCGGCTCGCGGTCTGCTGTAGCGGTGCTGAGGCGCGATCCAGATTTTTCGGAGTTCGGCGGTCTGCGGATGTCGAGAACGTGCCACCGGCTCCGTCCCAGGGACATCAGCGGCCACCACCGGCCGCACGAGGAAGAGGGAGAAACCGGCATGGCGATTCAGCGGATGGACAACGTCGGCATCGTCATCGAAGACATGGATGCCGCCATCGCGTTCTTCGTGGAACTCGGTATGGAGCTGGAGGGCAGGGCGGAGGTCGAGGGCCTCGTCGCCGACCAGTGCACCGGACTCGACGGCGTCCGCTGTGACATCGCGATGCTCCGGACCCCGGACGGTCACAGCCGGCTCGAGCTGGCGAAGTACCGCAGCCCCGCGGTGATCAGCGCCGGGCCGCGCAACCGGCCGCACAACATTCTGGGCACGCACCGCGTCATGTTCGCCGTCGACGACATCGAGGACACCGTTGCCCGTCTGCGCCCTCACGGCGCCGAACTCGTCGGCGAGATCGCCCGGTTCGAGGACAGCCATCTGCTCTGCTACGTCCGCGGCCCGGAGGGCATCATCGTCGGACTGGCCGAGCAACTGCGCTGAGAAGGAGGAACCGAACCATGCAGCCGAACGAGGTCATCGAGGTTCTGAACCGCCCGATCAGCCAGGAGCTGCTGGCCCGTGACGTGACCCGCCTGTCTTACCTCGCCAAGGACGGAACCCCGCGCGACGTACCGATCGCCTTCACCTGGAACGGGTCGCACATCGTCATGTGTACGACGAACAACGCGCCCGAACTTCCGTGGCCACCCTCGCGCACAGGCTCCTGAAACGACGGCACCAGGAGGTGAGACACATCTGAGTGTCTGGAGAACCATCCCACTTCGGCTCGCCCGCCCACCCGGGCAGCAGCACCGGGTCGGGCACAGGGGCGGCGAGCATCGGTTCCGGCAGCGTCCACGTCACAGACCCATGCCTTCCACCCAGCCCCTCCGTCCGTAAACCGAGCGGCGTGTGCGCTCCCGACCATGGGCCCGACCACGCCGGACCATCACCCCGACCACGGCAGGTCGGCGCGCTACGACACCTCGCCGGCCTCACTGGCCTCGCTGTCCGAAGGCCCGGTGAGCACCGCGGGCCCGTCAATGTCAGTGGCGGCTGGAAGGCTGGTCGGATGAACGGAGACGAGCAGCTGCTGCGCGGCCGGGTGTACGGCCACGACCACGACGACCCCGACCCCGGCCCGGTGCCGCACCGGACGTACGCCGCGCTCATGGGCGGGCCGCTGGACGGACTGCTGCTGGACATCACGGGATGGCGACCGGAGGAAGTCGACGACGGCGCCGCTCTGCCCACCGAGCTGTCGCGGTGGCCCGGCGGCCGCGCGCTGTACGACCCGCACCCGAGCGAACCCCGCACGCCCGGCCCGGGTGTGATGTGCCGCTTCTACTACTCCGGCGACACGCCCTGACCGTCGCCCCGACCATGGGCCCGACCACGGGCCCGACCACGGCAGGTCAGCGCGCTGGCGTCCCGCGCCGCCCGCCCGCGCACCCGGCGTTCCTCGAGGAGCGCGCCGATGACGGCAGCGTTCCGGGTGACCGCTTCCAGATCCTCGGAGAGGGGCTGGGAAATAGTCGCGGCGGAGGGCCAGCAGTCTTCCGTGTTCACCACGGCCCGCGGCCCAGGCGATGGTTCCCGTCTTGTCCTTGACCAGATGGGTGGCCGACCTGGCACCGCCAGGTAGGACGGCGCGGCGCCGGTCCTCCGGCACGATCGTCGGGTCGACTTCGAGGCCGGTAGTGTCCGGGCCTCCGGAGGCCCGGTATTGCTGTGCGGCCGCCTGGTACTCGGCGAGGACGCTGTCACGGCGGTCTTCCGATACGAGCACCGGGATGGACGCGCGGGTCAGCGTTGCCGACACCGCCGCCGTCGCGGCGATGGTCATCCCTATCTTGAAATGCAGGCCGATCCACAGACCCCGTAAATGTGTGCCCCCACGCATTCCCCTACGTGTACGCGTCCTCCGCATCGGCATCAGTTCGAACCGCCCGCAGGACCGTACGAGGCCCGCGGAGCGGGCCCAACTCGATCAACGCAACGCGGCGTGCCCGGCCGACTGGGCACGCGATCTCGTCACCGTCACGCGGCGTACCCGGAGCCCTGGTTCTCAACGGATGATTATCGACTGAGCGCAACCTTCTGCGCTCGTCCGAGGTCCTAACACCGTGCAGAGACGATCAACTCGACTGTGGGCCTTCCCCTGCGCCCTGCTGCTCGTCGCCGCAGCCGTGCTGTGGTGGCTGGAGAAAGCGGCATCCGGGCCGGGGGCGAAGCCGACCGCAGGACGCGCCTCGGCGTATCCGGACCCGGACGACTTCAACGGGGACGGGTTCGGGGACCCGGTGGTGTGGACCCGCTCCGGTCTGACAGTTCTGTACGGAGGGGCGAACGGGCCGCATGCCGACGTACGCACCGATGTGCCCGCGTCCGCGTCGGACGCCTTGGCCCGCCCGCATCCCCTTCGCGCCGACCTGGACGACGACGGGTTCACCGATCTGCTGATGGCGACGGAGAGCGGCGTCGTCCGTGTGCTGTGGGGCGGAGCCGAGGGGCTCTCCCGGCCCGTCGACCTGTCTTTGAGCACGACGACCAATACAGGCAAGACAACCACGATGGCCAAGACACCTCCCGCACTCGGAGACTTCGACGGTGACGGCAGCACGGATCTGGCCCGTCCCGGCGGCGCCACCGGGCCCGAAGTCGTCTGGTACAAGGGGCCGTTCGACCGCTCTGGCCGCCCCGCAGCACGGCGCGAGGCGGCAGGACCGCATTCCGAAGAAGGCGTCCCCTACAGAGTGCGGGCTGGGGACTACGGCGGTGACGACACCGCGGACTTGCTGCTCGACTTCGCCACTACGGACCCGGAGAGCGACGACCCGAGCGCTCCGGTCGTCTCCGGTGGCACGTTGCTGCTCGGCGGGGAGGACGGTCCGTCCGCGGCGAGGTCCTGGGCGGGAGCTCGGCCGCTACCCCGTTCCGCGTCCGGCACTTGGAGCGTAGTCTTCGGCGGCTACGGGGACGACCGCACGCTCGACGTCTTGCGTGGCGGCGCCACAGACCCCGTCGCCACCTTCCACGACCTGCCGGGCCTCGCCCCCGGCCAGCTCACCGACCCCGGCAACCGCGGTGGGAGCACTGGCGACGTGGACGGCGACGGCCGCCTCGACGCGGTCACCGGCGCCTACGGGGCGAACTGGTGGCAAGGTGTCGTCTTCGAGGTGCGGGACGTCGCCCACGCGGACCGAGTGAACCTCCGGTCGATCGTGACGAAGGACGTCGGGCTTCCGTACGACGCGAAGCGCACCAGGCCGTCGAGCGCGCAGTTCGCCCCGCATGCCCCGCTCCTCGACGTGAACGGCGACGGCCGCGACGACTTGGTCGCCTCGACCCGTGGCAAGAACCCCCAGGTCGTGTTCGTCCCGGGCTCCGCCGAGGGCCTGGACGCCGATGGCGCACACCACTTCAACCTCGCTGGCCTGCTGTACCCCGAGTCCACCGGATGACGGCGGCATGCCGTGTCCTGGCGGACACCGCGGCGGCGCCGCAGTGCGGGCAGACTCCACGCCTGCGTCATCTGCGGAAAGAGGTACAGAAACAGCTTTCAGAAGCCTGCGGACATAACGACTCGACCTTCCCCCTGCCTCTGCGAGTCACCGAAGGCCCGCTCAGCCCGGGGGAAGGCATCAAGAAGGCCGAACTGCAGCTCACCCAGGGCGGGTTCGGGCGCGTGCCTTCCGTGACCCCGAGGGCTCCGGGCGGCGCTGCGTGCAGTTGTGCATCCTGTCGTGGAACGTGCTGGGCGCGCGGGAGTGGGACGACAAGGACGATCGAAGATCCAGGCCATGCATCCCGCGGACCTCGCCCGGTATCTCGGCACGTACGCGCAGCTGGTGATGGCGGCGCGCGGCACTGGTCGGCGGCAGTGTTCGAGCCCGCGTTCCCAGGCCTGAGCAGAGCGGCGACGGGTTCGCCGGTCTCGCGGCGGCCCGTGGTCGACGAACCCCATCAGCGGGTGGTCACCGTAGGTTTTCCAGGTCCGGGCGGCATCCTGCTTGTCCGCGTGGGTCGACGACCAGGCCTCCGTCCAGATCCACGGTCACCTGCCCACCGGCGTCCGGAGCCCGACCGGCGGCAACTTCCCAACGTGTCTGCGGACGCACCGGCAAGAGCCTGTTCGACGACGGGTCGGGTTGGTCTTAGGCCGGTGGTGTGAGCCAACTGCCTGGCTGGGGCTGAAGATGACTGCTCGCCGTCCGTGTCCGCCCGCGCCGGGACCGTTGGAGGACTACGCGGCTCGGTTCGACGACCTCTTCTTCAGTCTGGCCCAGCGGCGGGGGTTTCGTGAGTATCTGACCGGGCTGCTGGCGCCGCGGGAGCGGAACAAGACGATCACCTGCCTGGCAGGGGCAGAGCCGGTGGCCGGTGCGGGGATGCCGGGGGTGCAGCGGCTGCAGTTCTTCCTGTCCGAGTCGCCCTGGGAGGCCGAGCAGATCAACGACCGGCGGCTTGAACTGCTGTGCGAGGAGCGGGCGACGGCTCCGCACGACGGCGGGGTCATCGTGATCGACGACTCCGGGGACCGCAAGGACGGCACCGCGACCGCGAATGTGGGCCGGCAGTGGCTGGGCCGGCTGGGCAAGACGGACAACGGCATCGTCACGGTGACCACGGTGTGGACCGACGGCCGCGTCTACTACCCGCTGCACGCGCACCCCTACACCCCTGCCCACCACTTCGCCCGCGGCCGGTCCGATCCCGCCTTCCGCACGAAACCACAGCTGTCCGCCGCTCTCGCGGCCCGCGGGAAGGAGGCGGGCTTCGGCTGCCGGGCCGTGGTCGCCGACTGCGCCTATTCCGTCAGCGACGACTGGTACCTCGCACTGCGCGAGGCCGGCCTGGCCTACGTGGTCGCGCTCAAGCCGCACCGTGGCACCTGGGCTCCGGCCGACCAGCCGCACACCCCGATCGAGGCCGCCCACGCCCTGACCTGGCTCGATGCCAGACGCCCCGGCGACTGGACGGCCGTGGAGCGTCACTTCCGCGACGGGCACACCGAGACCTGGTGGGCCGCCGATGCCCGATTGGGCGGCTACGGTCCCGACTCGCCCTGCCGTCTGGTCGTGGCCACCACCGACCCAGCCCGGCTGCCGGAGAAGGCCACCTGGTACCTGGCCACCAACCTGCCCCACCCCGACGCACCCCACGCCGCCACCAGCCCGCATCCGCCGGCCGACCTCGCCGAGATCGTCCGCCTCTACGGCCTGCGGCCGTGGATCGAGCAGAGCTACAAACAGATCAAGGACGAACTCGGCTGGGCCGACTTCCAGGTCCGTTCCGACCGCGCCATCCGCCGCCACCAGACCCTGGTCAACTGCGCCTTCTCCTTCTGCTGGGACCAGTGGTTCGCCCCACCCGGACCCCTGGATGACACCGCCCCGGACCCGTGCCCCGACGAGGGGCCAGAGAGGGGGACCAACCGAACCCCAACTGCCCTGCTGGCCCAAGGCATTACGTTCGGTCCGCGCCTGGCTCACCCCTGCCACCACCCTGAACCGATGGTGGCGATCCTGGACGGACAGAGACCCACCCTCCGAACTCCAGGCCCTGATCGACGCGGTCACCACCGGACACGGCCTTGATCTCTACCTCCGGATTTAACGAACTACCGCTACTGAGGTTGAACTCGTGGAGTCGTATGGGCTGACGGCTCGTCGCTCGTGCGGTATCACCGGTGCATGCGGTATCCACAAGGGGGCGGGCTGACCGCCGAACGGCAGCAGTTCCGTGAGGAGTTACGGCTCAAGGCGGCCGAGAGGTTCGCCCAGGGTGAGGCGAGCTCGGTGATCGCCAAGGACCTGCGGGTCAGTGTCCGCTCGGTGCAGCGGTGGCGGCAGGCTTGGGACGAGGGCGGTCCGCGCGCTCTGCGGTCGCAGGGACCTGCCTCGCTGCCGAGGCTGAACGAGAAGCAGTTCGCGCAGTTGGAGGCGGAGCTGGCCAAGGGGCCGGCCGCGCACGGCTGGGAGGACCAGCGGTGGACGCTGGCGCGGGTCAAGACGGTGATCGGCCAGCGCTTCCACCTGACCTGCACGATCCAGGGTGTGCGCAAGCTCCTGGTACGTAATGGCTGGTCGTGCCAAGTGCCAGCCCGACGCGCGATCGAGCGGGACGACGAGGCGGTGGCCGGGTGGGTCAAGGAGGTGTGGCCGTGCGCGGAAGACTCGCGGCGGTGAGTGGAGCCTGGCTCGTCTTCGAGGACGAGGCCGGATTCTCCATGACGCCGCCGCAGGCGAAGACCTGGTCACAGCGCGGCCGGACCCCCATCGTGCGGGTCCGCGGCCGTTCCCGCAGACGGATATCCATCGCGGCGCTGACCTGCTACAAACCTGGCCACCGCTCCCACTGATTTACCGGCCACGCCGGGACGAGGGCAGACGGGACGGACGCAAGAGCTTCTCCTGGCGCGACTACCGGGACCTGCTGATCGCCGCCCATCAGCAGCTCGGCGGCCCGATCGTGCTCATCTGGGACAACCTCAACGTCCACAAGGCCACCGACCTGAGGAAGTTCGCCGAGGCCCGGGACTGGCTGACCATCAGGCGCCGACGAACTCGGTGTCTCCGCGACTACGCTGTTCACCGAGCACTTCGACGGGTTGACCAAGGACTGGAGCAAGTCGGCCGACGCGATGACCTTCCTGTTTCTCGCCATCGGCGCATTCGCCGCGTTCTCCGGCGCGAAGAAGGCCGCCATCTAATAACGCGGGTGTTGCGTGAAGACGCAACCGCAACCCGCACGAGCATGCGCAGTACGCGAAGAGGCCCGTCCACCTCATGGTGACGCCGTTGGTCAATTCGGGCCCGGCGTGACGTCGGCTTTCAGGACCCGGTTGTGGTCCTGGAAGCCGACGTTGTTGTTTGGGGAGGGTGTCGGGTGTCGATGCGGCCGGAGGAACCCGGAGAGGTTCCGGCGGAGACGGTGCGGGTGGCGCGGACGGCCTTTCAATCTGCAGTCACCTCTGCCATCGGGCAAGGGATGCGCGGATTTTGAGCGTCTCCGGGTGGTCGGGCCCCAAGACGCGCAGTGCGTCGGTCAACAGCTCGGCGAATGCGCTGGCGGCGCCCTCCGGGTCACCGGCCTCTCCCTGCCATCGGGCGAGGTTTGACCTGGTTTTGAGAGTGCGGGGGTGGTCGGGGCCGAGAATCCGCAGCCGGTCCTTCAATAGTTCGGCGAATTCCGTGGTGGCTCTTTTGGCGTCCCCCATTTCCCCGCGCCACCGAGCGACATTGTGCCGACTGGTGAGGGTGTGTGGGTGGTCGGGCCCAAGGACGCGAAGTCGGTCCTCCAGCAGTTCGGTGTACGCGCTCAGGGCGCCGGCGGCGTCCCCCGCTTCTCCCCGCCAGTAGGCGAGGTTCCCCCGGGTGTTGAGGGTGTTGGGGTGGTCGGGGCCCAGGACTCGCTGCCGGTCCTTGAGTAGCTCGGCGTAGGCAGCGACGGCCCCGGCGACGTCTCCTGCCGTCCCTCGCCACCCGGCGACATCGCCCCGCGTAATGAGGGTGTCTGGGTGGTCGGGACCCAGGACCCGTATTCGGTCCTCCAGTAGCTCGGCGAAGGCGGCGGCGGCCCCGGCGGCATCGCCCACCTCGCCGCGCTGGTAGGCGAGGTTGGCCCGGGTGTTGAGGGTGCTGGGGTGGTCGGGGCCCAGGATCCGTGTCCGATCCCCCAGTAGCTCGGCGAAGGCGGCAGCGGCCCCGGCGGCATCGCCCGCCTCCCCCTGCCAGAAGGCGAGGTAGTGCGAGGTGGTGAGAGAGTCTGGATGATCGGAACCCAGAGAACGGTAGGCGGTGGCTTGGAGTTCGTGCCAGTAGGAACGGGCGGCGTCGATGAGCCCGGCCTC from Streptomyces sp. DSM 40750 includes these protein-coding regions:
- a CDS encoding ATP-dependent DNA ligase; the encoded protein is MAWPYRRRRAALEDLFTEHTLTAPWALCPSATEADTVNEWLSWSAVGLEGIVFKRLDSRHEPSARGWRKYKVRETQEAIVGAFTGPLTAPRTLLLGRFDKGGRPQYTGRTPTLPQTAGHALAPLLAPAGSERPWTSWTFSAGWGTRRP
- a CDS encoding VOC family protein, whose product is MAIQRMDNVGIVIEDMDAAIAFFVELGMELEGRAEVEGLVADQCTGLDGVRCDIAMLRTPDGHSRLELAKYRSPAVISAGPRNRPHNILGTHRVMFAVDDIEDTVARLRPHGAELVGEIARFEDSHLLCYVRGPEGIIVGLAEQLR
- a CDS encoding FG-GAP repeat domain-containing protein, encoding MQRRSTRLWAFPCALLLVAAAVLWWLEKAASGPGAKPTAGRASAYPDPDDFNGDGFGDPVVWTRSGLTVLYGGANGPHADVRTDVPASASDALARPHPLRADLDDDGFTDLLMATESGVVRVLWGGAEGLSRPVDLSLSTTTNTGKTTTMAKTPPALGDFDGDGSTDLARPGGATGPEVVWYKGPFDRSGRPAARREAAGPHSEEGVPYRVRAGDYGGDDTADLLLDFATTDPESDDPSAPVVSGGTLLLGGEDGPSAARSWAGARPLPRSASGTWSVVFGGYGDDRTLDVLRGGATDPVATFHDLPGLAPGQLTDPGNRGGSTGDVDGDGRLDAVTGAYGANWWQGVVFEVRDVAHADRVNLRSIVTKDVGLPYDAKRTRPSSAQFAPHAPLLDVNGDGRDDLVASTRGKNPQVVFVPGSAEGLDADGAHHFNLAGLLYPESTG
- a CDS encoding IS701 family transposase; this translates as MTARRPCPPAPGPLEDYAARFDDLFFSLAQRRGFREYLTGLLAPRERNKTITCLAGAEPVAGAGMPGVQRLQFFLSESPWEAEQINDRRLELLCEERATAPHDGGVIVIDDSGDRKDGTATANVGRQWLGRLGKTDNGIVTVTTVWTDGRVYYPLHAHPYTPAHHFARGRSDPAFRTKPQLSAALAARGKEAGFGCRAVVADCAYSVSDDWYLALREAGLAYVVALKPHRGTWAPADQPHTPIEAAHALTWLDARRPGDWTAVERHFRDGHTETWWAADARLGGYGPDSPCRLVVATTDPARLPEKATWYLATNLPHPDAPHAATSPHPPADLAEIVRLYGLRPWIEQSYKQIKDELGWADFQVRSDRAIRRHQTLVNCAFSFCWDQWFAPPGPLDDTAPDPCPDEGPERGTNRTPTALLAQGITFGPRLAHPCHHPEPMVAILDGQRPTLRTPGPDRRGHHRTRP